The genomic region TGATTCGAGGGCTTAGGGCTAGGAAACTGTCGTATGCTGGTAGGGTTGTGCTTATACAATCTGTGCTTAGCAGTTTACACAGCTACTGGTCTCGTATATTTATCATTCCAAAAACTGTTACTAGGAAAATTGAGGCCATTTGTAGGACATTTCTGTGGCATGGCTCTGATAATAAGGATAGTCCATCTCTTGTATCATGGAATGACATATGTAAACCAAGGAAACAAGGGGGCTAGGTCTTAAACAACAGTATGCTTGGAATGTTGCCTTGATGGGGAAGTATGTGTGGTGGATTGCAAGTAAGGCTGATATTCTGTGGGTTAGGTGGATGCATGCTGTTTATATAAAACGGAAGAGCTGATTGGACTTTGAGCCTAGTATCACATCTAGTTGGTCATGGCGCAAGATATGTCaggttaaaaacatccttaaagGGCTTATTTTTGACAGTATGGGGGATCCTGTTGCTACTCCTTACTCTAGCAGTAATGGCTACTCCCTGCTTGTCCTTGATATGGAGCAGGTTAGGTGGTACCCGTGGATGTTGACAAGATGTATTATCCCTAAGCATGGTTTTTGTCTTTGGCTGATAACTCACAATAGACTGTTGACTCAGGACCGTCTGGTTAGGATGCATATCATTCAGCATAACAGGTGCTTTTTATGTGGAGCTATGGCAGAGGACCATTATCACTTGTTTTTTCAGTGTACTTATAGTCATAAGTGTTTGGGCTTGGTTTCTGACTGGTGCAAAACTAGGCTACCAGAGCATGATTGGGTGGCTTGGTGGATCAATTGGAGGCAGAGATTTGCTAGCAGGAAACAGGTTATTGCTATGATCCTTTCTTGTTTGGCGTATCATATATGGCAAATGAGGAACAAGTGCAGGTGGGAAGGCGTGGTGAGCAGGCCAGAGTATTTGGTGAAGCTTGTTAAGCAGGAGGTTGGTATTAGAATTGATCAGATTAAGTTTAAATGTAAAAATGTTAATGTCTTAAGATGGATGGATGAAGTTAGGATGTGTAAAAGATAGTTTATTGTTAGACTATGCCTTGTAATGTGCTTGTATTGGGACACTTTTTCATTCTAATGAGAAatgcttacattttcccaaaaaaaaaaaaaggaagttcgaaaaattttattttaagaactcaaatgtaTGTCAGGGCTTACCgaccaattgatttgaaaattgcaaaattttatttcgcaaaaaggaaagttcagaaaatgttattttaataactcaaatgcatgtcagggcttGCCGACCAAgtttaatttgaaaattttatttcaaaaaaaagcTATATTTGGAATCAAGAAATTTTATTTCATGAAATGGGCTGGagaattgcaaaattttatttaacAAAAAGAGAAGTTCAATATTTTTTATTGATTTGGAAACtggcaaaattttattttacgagaAGATGAGACTTTATGAGAAAGCCCCACTTTGGATGAATCTGGAAGATGAATGACAACGTAGTTGACTGGAGATCTGGAATAGTTAGTGATAAATATATGACATCTAAAATGCACATGCATGTCCTAGATATGATGCAAGTACGAATGCAAAAATAGGAGTTTTGAAAACATTTGAAATGAGTATTGAaaaagtttttatttttattttttaaaaatattttgaaaaagttGGGGTCGGACCCAAATGTGATTTAAGTAGAAGGACTGGACACTGACTGAAATTTTTTACTCTGGAAGTAGCTTCTAACAATTTCTCTGGTTTGGAGAATGATTGTAACATTTTTGCCTGACTTGCTAATTTGAGTTATATTTTTGATGAATTCTGCCCTCTTTACAGTAACAAGCTCTGCTAATTACGCAAAACTAATAACATAGAAACAAAATACTTTTGTGACCGTATAAACTTAGTGTACTTTCCCCGAATTCTTAGATGCTAAACGGGGGTGATAAATGGAATGTAATAGAACGTTCTATGGTGTTACAAGACGTTGAAAATCTGTGCATCTCTCTCACTCTCACttaaatgaatgaaaggatcgtcccaagagGAATGGAGACAATGTAACTGTGGATTTGACTCGTCTGAGAATTGAAAAATGACTATAATGCAATTTGATTGCAAATTTCTGAGAAATGAAAAATGACTACCCTGCAATTTTAATTCCAACTTGGACTGAAAATTTTTGTGTTCTGAATTTTTGAGACTGTATTTGTATCTACTTGAGATCACATGTTTTTGTCTTTGACTTTTTGAGACTTTTGCCACTAGATTTGTATCTATTAAAAATCATATttttttgtctttgtttttttgAGACTTTTGTTACTGGATTTGAATATGTTTAAGATTAACTTTTGATTTGAATATGTTTGAGCTTGTATTGGTACTTGAATTTACGTCTCAAGTTCATGTTATTAAGGGACGAAAGGCCACCTCATCTGTTTTAACAGAGTGGAATGCCCCCGTATCTTATTTGTTATGTTTGGGCATGAGTGTACTAAGAATATCGTTTGATCCTCGAGCGAGCTAGTTTTCTAGCATCAATGGGAATGGATGACAATATTTGCTAAAATGATCGATCATATGAGTTTGTGTTCATCTGGTAGTCATATGGAATATGAGAAATTGACGAATCTGGTAGAAAGCAATTTGTGCTCATTTGGGAAATTGACGAATCTGGTAGTCATTTGAAATATGGAAAATGAACGATTCAGGTAGAAAGATGGAATCTCCAAACCTAGAGGTCACCTAGCTAGAGACACGACGAttaaggaattatcacaccacaggaGATGGAGAAGATGGTCAAATGCATGCTCTCGTTCACGCTGACTCTAAGAGGTCGAGTGATCTAAACTAAAGAGATACGCCCTGAAGTATTTCAAGTCTATTCTACTAAttaagggtaaaaagtagaacaagtgactaataaaaatgacatACGCTCTTCTATTTTTTATTTATGCAACTAAAAAAGGATTAAGATGGTCCTAACTAACACTAGATGTGAATTACGTCTTTTGTTAGAACATGGATGagtattttttttaattgttatgaCATGGTTTTCTTATTGATTGTTCTTTCGTATAATGACTGGAATAACTGGAATTTTGGGTGAGATAATCAATCTGAAATTTTGTGACATGACGGTACGGTAGAGAAAATAAGACCCCTATTTTTGTAAGGAATAAAAAAAGAAGAGAACTCGAAAATGATATGCTCGATGCGGCTTTGACGAATGTAGGTATGTAATTAATGATTACTCATACTAGATTAGGATGCATGCTTGTGAGAGATTTAATGCATGGATTTacatcaatatctatctatattaataaaggaagcttttttcgagtgaTTACAGAGACTCCAATTCTTTTTAACTACCTAAAtttttttaattgatttaaattaaatggataaataaaacttAAGCTGCTACTGACTGGTAATATGATAGAATATTAAGAGTTTGAGTCAAGTTATTTAATTTCATGTTTATCAATTATCATGCACGCAAGTCAACGAGTAGTTGGTGAACTCAAAATTAAGAGTTTGAGTTTGACTCTAATCGGGAGCACATACAGTTTGGGTAGGAATAGAAGAATTGCTACATGTATAAAAGGAAAATTTGTACGTGTTCAACTCATTCTTTCTCTATCATTTCTTATGTGATTCATGCATGCATGCTATGTTATTTGTTATTTCTATGGTATTAGATAGTATTAGATGAGATGGAACTTAAAGGAACCTAATTAGATGAAAACTTTTTCTAGAATAAGGAGTGCAACTTCCGTGCGTATCATCATCAATTTAATAACTCCAACTATTAATACTCTTCTTTTATATCTACAGGTTCATGCAGTTAATCTCCTACAAATCTCATGTTTATGGTACGTTATCAACCGATTCATAATCTTAATTTTCATTATCTCTGTAATTTGGTTGATTAATCCCCTTATAATAATACTACGTAGTTGAATTTGCCAATCATCTAGGATAAGTGCAATATCTTAAGTCATGTAACAGGTTAAGTGGACTTGAAGCGCCATAAGGCATTCATATTTACGTCTAATTTTACTTTTTGTGAATAGAAGCGTATAATGTATTTCATCACCCACCTTAATCATGGGTACTCATGAAATAAGTTTCATCACGATTTCTTTTCTTCATTATAGCTACATGATCAGAGTATTCCTCTTTAAGAATCTTTATTCTAAATTTGTATTCTACAATATTTGATCATTAGTTCAAAATTGTTATTTAGGGACATTATGAAATTAATGATAAGAGAATTTTTATAGTAAATATGATACAATACTAGCACTGatttatttttatgatttttttcaaTCAATTATAGAGAGTCCGAGTTTCACGAAATACCTTCAAACAAGCtacctaaaatcaatttttagTAAACAttatttttagaaataataatcAGATATGTTCATTGATTACAATTTGGAGATGATAATATTTTATTATGAGCCAACTTATACTCGGTACCAAGTTAGTTTTGGAAACCAAGATATTATGTTATTGCATCACAAATCAGTCCTAGACTCATAGGCCAACCAGATACTAATAAGCTCGCTTGCTTTTAGTGTATTAAGTATTGTTTTGCTCAACCTGCTCCTTCGAAAACAAAAAATAAGGAGTGTTTCATGAGCGTTTTGTATATTTTGGTCAACATTGTCTACTATCATTGCATAATTTATACTCCCTATGAGATCATTCCGATATGAAATCGAGTAACAACGGGTTAAATCATTCTTATAATAAAAAATGACCAACTTAAATTAAAAATTGAGAAGTTCATAAAATGATCACATTTTACAATTATATAGTCTTTTTTAAGTGATTACACCAGTTGACGGTCTTATAATATAATCAGTGAATCAATTATTAAAGTTGATATAAGCTGACAAAATACGAagtatttgattttttttggtacatacgAAGTATTTGATTAAAGAGGATATTGCTTCAATTCATGAGTACATGATGCTCTTGATTGATTTGTTAACTTAATACACACACTTTTTTTTACTACGGTTAAAGAGGATATATTACTTCAATTCATGAATAGTTTAGTACACCTTTTATAAGTTTAATTCATAAAAATTAAGCTCAATTCATGCACCTCATCCCCATAAACTATCAAGCATGCACATAATTTGgtgtttttttgttttcgttGCTAATGATTTACAAGAATAATACATGATGACTTTATGCGATTCTCAATCTATGCCTATATTAGTTTATCCCGAGCACTGCTTTAccaatttgatgtttttttgtTTTCGTTGCTAATGATTTGCAAGAATAATACATAGTAACATTGATTTTCTTCTTTTTACCCAGCTCAGAAAAGCTAAATTTCTATggattcaattcagttcagtataattaagtccaaaagaataaGGACTTTGTGTaaacattattttatttttcatgaatCAACTTATCATGAATAGGACGAGTATTAGAGAGTATTAGATTTGTCCACTTAGCTATCTACTCCCTCTGTcaagtaattgacatttgctttattttgggAAGTGAAATTAAGTTAATGTAAGTTATCGACTAAGCCAAATAGAGTAATTTATAAGCATAGAAGTTGTCTTATAAGATAAAATAAAGAACTAAGAAGAGCAAAGAAATTACGAGTAAATTGGCTATCTACATTGATTGAAGGATGTTATGTTAGATTGGTATAATACCACATTGAAACCGGTATCCAATATATATTAAATTGACGATGTTCTTATAACGTATCCTTTCAATTTATTGTATTAGAGGCAGTacaaaaataagtaaataaaattttgaaatgttgACTAGACGTGATTTATTAATAGTGAAATATGTACAGTCAGTGTTAATGTGTACAACTTTAATATATAGATTAAGAGAATATGAAATTGTAGTACATTATTTAGTGTATAAGATTATGACAAATCAGCAATTTCACAAAGGAAACATTGACGATGGACAAAGTAGACAAGTTTCAAGTATTTTTTTAGGACTTTGAACGTAAATTCTCTCTGTTTTCTTTAAACAAGTTATAAGTCAACTAAGTTGTGGAATCATTCTAATTTTTTTAAAAGTATAGGGATACTTATcttgattttttttaatttatttggaACAATTTTACCCATGATGAGTTGTGAAACCACTATTTTCATATCAACCGTAGGAGATTTACAAATGAGTAGATCATTAATTCACCGTCTTACTATTATCAACTATATTACTTTACTAGTTGGAAAgctcgtgcgatgcacggggctccaATTAGGATTATCTTTAACAATGTGCATGTTGAATGTTCCAAGAATTTGTTGAACAACATATTGTAAACGTTGGTTTACATTGTCATGTTTGGTAGCAGaagtcaactaaactaaatataaaaaaaagtccaaatatgttaaaaattagaACGCACAAAACTTCTGGTGGATTTAGTTGATTACTGCTGGATCTGCAGTCCCTGTAATGTAAAAGTTACTCTCTTTGGTATtaattatatcagttgtataacatcCAAAGAGACAATTGTATTATTCAGTTATGTAGTTACCTATATTTATTGTTGTAGGCACCATCAGTTTTTAGTTAACATAAAACGGTATTGTCAAATGTGGCTTAATTCTACCAAAATAAACATGTGATAATTGAAGCTAACCTTTATGTGCTTCGCAAATTAGATTAACCTACAATATCTACCCATATATTCGACTATGTAAGCATAAGATGGTGTAAAAGCTGAATGAGGGTACGCAAAACAACAGGTATCTCGATCATATATGTAGCATGTTTGGAAAATTTGTTATATCTTTAACCAATAGAatttgttttcataatttacaattaagACTGATTATTTCATATGAACTTCATGTAAACAATATCTTTCGTGTGGCATTGGTATACTTGTTCCCTATCATCAATGTAGAGCATTCATCCCTTGGTGATGTTGTTTTTTTTACGTTGTTACTTAAAACTAACCATGACTAAAATCTGAGTTCATATAAATTTCAACATGATTAAGTGACTGCCCCTTGCCTCTATTTATCGTCATGGCGTAGCATGACCTCAATGGATATTGTCTCCGGTTAAACACGAAATATATTTTTGTATCTGAGAACCCATCATTATCCCCGTGTACATCTATGAAGATATGAGTCATTAAAGTTGCATGTCTATTATATAGATGTATCTTTATATCTTAGAGAATAACTAACTACTCCAATAACTAAATACTCCATCTGTCTCAATAAAATGGTTACATATGCTCTATATActctctccgtcccggtcaatagttatctatttccatttttgggtgtatcattgaatagttatctatttccatttttggCAACCTTTTGTGGCTCATGTGcatgtggtccaaattcactcatatttatttctttaatctttgtgccaaaagtAATAGATAGCTATTGATCGGGACGGAGGAAATATATACATAAAGACCAAGGTACAAAGAGAGGGGAattgattttatatttttaaaagatAAAGTAGAGAGTATAAAACATACCCAAACAGAAACGTAAACTATTGACTGAAACACTCAAAAAGGGATAGTGTAAATTATGGACCAGGGAGGGAGTAAATGTTTAATTTTTTAGAGTTTAGGATAGATAGTAGGTATTACTTGTAAATTCGATTAGAtctatattagttttattaaaaAATTTGATTATAGGATTAGTTAACTGACAATATGATTTATATTAACTTCATTGTGTATGCACTTTATTgtgaaattttcaagagcaaattTCGTCTTGCCGATCCAACTCAAATATCTAGTCAAAGTCGCGCATAATGAAAGTAAAAAATGACTCATTTAAAAGCAAGGATGTCATATGGAGAAGGGGCATGAACGATGGTGGAAACCATAACTGCCTCAAGAGTTATGAAGATGTAAATATTAGCTTCATGTATGTCTTAACGCCCATAGTTGACACGATGTACAATTTAATACCGGCCTAATAAatcgtcatttacattcactccAACCAAAACAAATGCACTGATATAATTGAACACTTTTAATAGAGTTTGCTTTCTAATAAAAGTGATTTTCTTATTGTAGTGCTAACTATTCTTAtatttacgataaatgtttaacATTTATTATGAACCAGTCTTAACATAAAACAACGTAAAGTAATCAAATAAACGTTTTAGAAACTCAAAATTTAAAGgtgttttcaatattgttaatCATACAAATCCTCTCCATATATTATTTTCTCCTACAAAAGAAATCCACTGAAAAAGCACTATGCCAATATCACAAAATACTCGTGGAATATAAAGTACTAAACTGCTGCCTATAACACTTTAGTTCATTTTCAACTTAACATAGAAAAAGAAGTTAAAGTTACCATTACTTATAACTTTATACTCACTAAACTCTATATATATGCGTGcgatttaataaatttaatctacttatataaggataaaattaaatgaaatttattttctacttatattaggataaaattaaataaaatttgctTTGTTCTTAAGAAATTTACTTTTATAAGGATAACTTTTTttaatctacttttattaggatacatTGAATGACATTTTAGTTCATTCAACTTAAGATAAAATGATAAGTTGTTACTCACAATTACATATAAATTTATAATCACTAAAATCTACATATATGTGTGTGATTTAATAAAttcaatctacttatattaggatataaaattaaataaaatttgttttttttttaagaaatctagtcttatttggataattttataaatttaatattttttttagaaatctactcttattagaataatttattaattttttctttaaattataggatttccaaaaaaattggactctctaagatcgctcgaaaagttttcgcttttatatatatatatatatatatatatatatatatatatatatatatatatatatatatatatatatatatatatatatatattgatttatATGATTGGGTTTCGTTGTATATTTATGCTCCTTATCTATCACTAACTATATGTATTATTATCATTATGTACTATTTATATACGAGATAGCATGCACAGTGGGCCGCTTCATTCAATACAGTTCATCTCATCTTTTCATAAATTAAAACTTGTGTCTTTCTGGTTTAATTTTAGTTCATTCCAGTTCAGCTCGGCTCTATTCAGTTCATCTCATTTCAACTCATcacttcacaaattaactcttatctCAGCTAAATTACGTTTAACTCAATTTCATTTAGTTTTGTTCAGTTGAGCTCAGTTTCATTTAGTTCAGCTCAGTTTCATTCTGTTTAGCTCAACTTTTTTCAAccgaaaagaacagggcctacCTAGCTCTTATTTCAGCTAtattcaattcagttcaatttatctcttcacaaattaactcttagtTCAACTACATTAAGTACATATCACCTTCATttagttcagctcagttcagtttagttcataAATATTCTACCAAATGGCCCGGGCAtcgcccgggcattaaatctagtatatatataaaagaggcttttttcaggcaattctagagtctccaatttttgtaaaacacctaaataaattttaattattttttcaattttaattattttttcaatTAAATTAAATCTACATTTTATTCTTTTTAAATAGTACGTAACAAACTGTTTAAAAGGAAGAGATCATAATTTTAGTAGGATTTTATTATTATAGTTCAGATAAAATTTTGAAGGGCGTGATATTTTATTCTCGAATAGGACTCCTTACAACAATCAACTACATTATTTTGATGATGAGCATAGACTATATAAAGCAAAATATGTGAAAGCTCAGCTCGGCAACCATTGGATATATAGTATAGTATATTGCTTGTGCTTATTATTATTACGCATGCATTAGACATATTTGTTAATATTATTTGTTATTGTTTatttaaataaaattttatattatGTTATTTTGAATATGATTAtaattttcttttctcttttgatGATCAGGTGGCTATTCTAAGAACTATTAGTTCAGGAAGTCGTGTAACAGTTTCGGCTAATGTGAGTGATTCTATCGAGCATGAAATACTTAAATTTTTTAGTCCACTTTGATATGAGATCAATTTTAGATGTTTTTTTTTAGCATACTCCTACTTTGAGATTGATTCAGGTTACAATCGAGTCAATATTAAATTAATTAGTTCATATTTGTATCTTCCCCTTCGTGTAAATGAAAATTGTATGAGGTCATGGCTCAATTTGTATTTTTCGCTTTATTTGCCTTTACCGAGTAATATTTTACGAACTTATAGTAGTTTGTcaactctttttcattttttGCAGTTTCAAATCTTTTGAGGTACATAAATTGACATTTCACATGTAACGGCAAAACTAAATGGAGACGGAACGATTACATTTATACGATAAAAGAAGCATTTCTTGAGCAATGAGAGAGTTCAAGTTTTTTCGTATTATAGACGTTTGAGACTTCTTTTTAAGATGGAGTTTTGCTAATATTATTGGTTAATAAGACCCCTTAAATTTATTTATGTCCTACTTTCACATTAAGTCCATCAATATATATACCCATATATAAATTCTCAttttagacggacactatccgtttaaaactatagacggatagtttCCTTCTCACAAAATGAaagtggatagtgcaagtggATGAGAAATGGATACCCCACTTGTCCTCTCAATTGCATTTTGCGAGAGGGCCACTACCCGTCTACACTTTTAGACGAATAATGTCCGTCTACAATGAGCCGAATTGATAGCCATATGAGCCAACAAACACGCAACTTAATCATTGTGAATTAGTGGttttatttgtgttttattatTAGTTTCATTAGTTTGTACATGAAGAGGTTGTTAAACAACTATTTTATTTTGATATTGATGTTGGTATTTGATGATTTTTATCATTGTAAAAACAAGtaatttatttataattttttataaaatgaaaataatagataAACAATTATACTCCTACCATTCTTAAAATTGCTAACACGCACCAATATCTACCGGAATTTAAGATGTGCATGAGAaattgataagtgcatattttatacattttaaccccttatattagtttgattttatatatcatttagcacttatcaaagtgtttctaagctaatattgtgtttctagtgcaattgtgtgttcaagtgtgttttgtaggaaaatgagctaaatgagctaaagtactataaaatgtgctaacactagaagcaaggctaagtatgagagcaagattggactaagtgttggaagtgcatggattttgcatgaagaaagtgttggatcaaaatgaaaatgcaagcaaagtcatTGTGCAAGTCAAAGCCCAAGAATTCAAGTCCAAAATGTGGTGGAAAATTTGGATGCTAAAGAAGAGCTTAGGATGCCAAAATACTTAAGATGCCCTCCTTAATGCTCTTAATCGCACTCATAAACAAGGCATTAAAGCACCAACTTTGGATACCTTGAGCATTAaaccaagaattgaagagaaaattaagagtgtgcttaggatgccattttggatttCTCTACAAATTTCACtcccttatttcctatataaggggtgttAATCACACACTTTTAGATACCATTCTTACATATATTTTTATtccaaaattctctctaaatattagtagtttagtttagtttagtttagcttatattagtttgttacaacatttctattatcaagttcaagatttattccaagttatttccaagttatttccatttgcaaTTGCTCTTCTATTTacattcaaggtaattctatctttattttaattatgctatttatcatttcatttagcattagtttagtttatattttcacaatgttagagtagttgcatttgtctaaggagtaagggaaactatgcatgattaagtaatatataaatgtcaaaatgaggttaagttaatattgataaattgtttctatcacatgtttgcaacatcacgtttaatctttgtttaaaggccttattcattgattaagtttgttcattcgttctaaaagtcgagaggcatggaattgaattagactaagcatgtgtagtacgacgacctagtcatggacgagagtttctctaggacccggtctatggttgatactaatatcgtaaggtgggtgtctttaagcctaaacaattgacaatattattattactaagtttAACATAATCATATATTTACATAATtggcatgtgtgacccgacctccctagacattttatttattattgttttattacaTCAAACCAATCAACCAAAGCAAACGttaatctaccaaggtaaaattcaatccataacaattaattaataactcccgtctcctttgggttcgacccctaagtactacattcatttgttgtctagggtataaatattatctttgcataggtgtgcgatagcctatcagaaATAAGATAAGTAAACTTGAATCCTAGACGTTAGGATTCGCAAATTTCAATGTGAGGCAACTTCTAAATGCAGTGAACCATATAGTTTCAATTTCAATAGGAGTCTACTTAAATAATTTATAAAGCTATATAAATAATAAGCACAAAATGATTTAAACCATCTCATTTTTCATCACTTTATATAGCCCGATTTTGATCACTACAAGAATAATAGCATCCGTTAATTAACGAACGACAACAAATTGATCGAATaagaataaaaatgaaaaataaggaataaaatagTAATTATCCATCATATATTCATATAAAAGGTCTCGCATTAGCATTACATCTCACATTATCATTACACTCAGTCTCTCATATGAAAATTAGGGTAATATCAAAACACATGTCTTTTTTAGTAGTAAATTAAGTAAAGATCAATTTCAGTAAAACATACGGAGTATGCTTTCTTTAAACGCCACTTATATTCAAAGAGGCACTCCGTCCGATCCGTGACAAAgtgttttcttcattaaaattttATAAGATTTTTCCCAGTTATCGGCCTTCTTTTGTTGAATTATTGCATTGTATACGAGTATGCTTTTGTGATTAGAGAAACGACAGACATTAAATTATAGGGGCTTATGTTTCTTATTGTGATGTATGGAGTAAAATATTACAGGTGTATGGATGC from Silene latifolia isolate original U9 population chromosome 3, ASM4854445v1, whole genome shotgun sequence harbors:
- the LOC141649171 gene encoding uncharacterized protein LOC141649171, with translation MVIQESKKFRFHPLCQRIKLNHLCFADDLVMFCKGERKSIELMLNAFNYFSKASGLTMNKGKSNFYCNGVDAQLIDEVVNLTGMKKGTVSFKYLGVNVSLKRLSVQDYTCLVDKVVDMIRGLRARKLSYAGRVVLIQSVLSSLHSYWSRIFIIPKTVTRKIEAICRTFLWHGSDNKDSPSLVKNILKGLIFDSMGDPVATPYSSSNGYSLLVLDMEQDRLVRMHIIQHNRCFLCGAMAEDHYHLFFQCTYSHKCLGLVSDWCKTRLPEHDWVAWWINWRQRFASRKQVIAMILSCLAYHIWQMRNKCRWEGVVSRPEYLVKLVKQEVGIRIDQIKFKCKNVNVLRWMDEVRMCKR